The Agreia sp. COWG nucleotide sequence GTGTAGCCGCCTTCGCCGTCGAGGAACTCCCCCTTCTTCAGATCTTTCTTGGCGGTGGCCACGACGTCTCCGTAGAAGCCTTCGGGCTGACCGGTCGAGATACCGCGCAGGGCCGCATTCGCGATCGAGACGTTCAGCTCGAGACCCACGTAGTGGTACGGGCGATACAGCGCCGCGTACTGCTTTGTCGGGTCGGGATGCCACGGGTACTCGTCGAAGCACGTCGAGACGTAGGCGTTGGTCGCCTTCACGACCACGTAGACGCCCTCCTGGGTGTTGTGGGGAATGCGCGAGCCGTCGCGATTCACGCTCGACATGACGTCGACCGTTCCCTCGTGGGCGAGCGCGCCGCCGATCGAGCGAGGGCGGCTGATCGTGGCGATCTCCTCCACGTCACCAGGGGTGAAGGTGAGGCCCTCGTCGGAGGGGATCAGGCCGGCGGCGTTGGCGACGGCGGCCATCTCGATCGCCGCCTTCGTGCCGTCGCGGAAGCTCGTGTGCATGTAGGGGTTGAGCTGGCCGGAGTCGGTGAGCTCCTTCGAGAACTCCCAGTTCTCCCAGACGTTGTCGGGATTCATCTGGTGGTAGTGCTCGAGGAACTTGGCGCCCTTGCCCGCCGCGACCACGTCGAATCCACTGGTGCGGGCCCAGTCGACGAGCTCCATGATGAGCGCCGGCTGGTCGCCGTACGCCATCGAGTACACGACCCCGGCCTTCTCGGCACGCTTCTGCAGCGCGGGGCCGGCCAGGGCATCCGCCTCGACAGTGACCATGATGATGTGCTTGCCGGTCTCGATGGCCGCCAGCGCGTGCCGGATGCCCACGATCGGGTTTCCGGTGGCCTCGACGATCACGTCGATGTCGGCCTCGAAGAGCAGCGCCGCGTCGTCGACGATCGTGGTGGTGCGATTGGCGAGGGCCCCGGCGATGTCGTCGGCCATCTGATCGGCGGGCCAGTCGACGAGAGCGAACGCTCCCCGTGCCCGCTCCACGTTGATGTCGGCGATGGCGACCACGTGCACGCCCGGAATGTTGCGGGCCTGCGACAGATACATGGTGCCGTAGCGGCCGGCGCCGATGAGCCCGACGCGGATGGGCTTGCCCTCGCGCTCTCGTTCTTCGAGCAGTTTGTGCAGATTCACGTTGACCTCTCTGATCCGTGCGATTCGCCTCGGAGGAGTAGAGGCCGCGGGGCCTCACGACGTCCTCGTCGCGGTTGTGCAGTGTTGTGATTCGGGATGTTTACCGCCGTATTGGAACCGGTCCCACTTTTGTACCATCGGCTGTTACGATGTGTCAACAGCCGAATTCCGAACCGGCCTCGAGCCGTCGCGCGGCCTAAGCTGTGGCCGGGGCGGCACACGGCGAACCGGCACACATCGAGGCGACGCAGAGACGACGCACCGAAAAGACGCACCGAGAAGACGCACCGAAGAGACGCACCGAGAAGACGCCAGACGAGGGGGTCACGTGAAGAAGGCACCGACCATCCGAGACGTCGCAGCCACCGCCGGCGTATCCGTCTCGGTCGTGTCCCGGGTGCTCAACGACGGTTCGGTCGCTCCGGCCACCCGCGAGCGGGTCGTCGCGGCAATCGCGGAACTCGGCTTCCGCCCTCGCGCCGCGGCCCGAGAGCTCAACGGCGCAGGCCTCACCATCGGGCTCGTGCTCGCCGATCTCACCAATCCCTTCTTCGCGCGCGTCGCCGACCGCATCGTGTGGGAGGCCCGGGCGCGTGGAGTGCAGGTCGTGCTGATGACCACGCAAGAAGATCCGCACATCGAGGCCGAGACGCTCGCCACGCTCCTCGACCGCTCGGTGGGCGGGGTCATCGCCACCCCCACCGGCGGCAACATCGACCAGTGGTCACGGCTGCAGGAGGTCGGGGTCGACCTCGTCTTCGTCGACCGCTCGATCGCGGCGCTCGAGAACACCGACGTCGTCAGCATCCAGAACGACGCCTCGGCCGCCACCGCAACCGAGCACCTGATCGGGCTCGGGCACGACCGCATCGGTCTCATCTCTGGGCCGCTCAGCACCTCGACCGGCACCGCGCGCATCGCGGGCTACCAGGCGGCGCTGGCTCGTGCAGGCATCCCCTCCGACACAGAACTCGTTCGAGGCGTTCCCTTTCGGGGCGGTGCCGGCGCCGATGCGGTCGCAGCCCTTCTCTCGCTCCCCGAGCCGCCGACCGCGTTGATCGTGGCGAACACCGCCCAGGTGCAATCGAGCATGCGCCAGCTCTATCAGATGGGCATCGAGATTCCGCAGCAGCTGTCGGTGATCGTGTTCGACGACAACCCCTGGACCGAGCTCGTCTCGCCGCCGCTCAGCGTCATCCGGCAGCCGATCGACATGCTCGCCCGGCACTCGGTCGACCTCGTACTGGGGCGCATGCAGGGCAAGCTCCCTGTCGGGCCCCGCATCATCGAGGTGCAGGCCGAGTTCGTCTCACGCAGCAGCAGCGCGACACGTTCTGTCGCTTCGCCCACCGCTCACGATGCCGTGTCCCACCCCTGAACCCCCTCAACCCCTCACCCCCCTCAACCCACCACCCCCTGAACCCACGGAGAGTCATGTCTGAAGCCGTCGTCGTCACCGCCATCTTCCACCCCGCTGCCGGAGCCCGCGACGCACTCGTCACCGCCCTCTCTGCCGGCATCGCCGAGGTGCACGAGGAGCCGGGCTGCGAGCTCTACGCCATCCACGACTCCCCCGATGGAACGATCGTGATGCTCGAGAAGTGGAGCTCCGCCGCCGACCTCGACGCCCACGGCGCGGGCGAGGTCGTGGCCCGCATGAACGCCAGCCTCGCCGGGCTGCTCGAGTCGGCCCCCGTGGTCACTCGCCTGGCGCCCATTCCGGCGGGGAGCACGTACCAGGGCCAGCTCTGATGGGTCACGCTGCGGGGCACGAGCTCGTCGTCGTGGGCGGAGTCTCGGGCTCGGGCAAGTCGACGGTGGGGGCGCTGCTCGCCCAGCGCCTCGAGCTTCCGTTCATCGATGCCGACTCGCTGCACCCCGAGGCCAATGTCACGAAGATGGCCGCGGGGCTGCCGCTCACCGACATCGACCGCGAGCCCTGGCTGGTGCGCGTCGGCGAGGTGCTCTCCGAACACGATGGCTCGGGACTGGTCCTGGCCTGCTCGGCGCTGCGCCGCCGCTACCGAGACACGATCCGCTCGGTCGAGCCGTCGACGATCTTCATCACCCTCTCCGGCTCGCGCGAGCTGATCGCCGCCCGCATGAACGCGCGCACCGACCACTTCATGCCCGCGTCGCTGCTCGACTCACAGCTCGCGGCGTTCGAGCCTCTGGGACCGGGCGAATCCGGTGTCGACATCGACGTCGACGCCCCCGCCGACGACATCGTCGCGGCGGCGCTGCGAGAGGTGCGCCCGGCGGCGGTGCGATAGCGACGCCACTATTCAGGAAGAACCGCTTCGTCGCGTGCGAAACCTGGCCTGGGCGCCCGTTCGTACTGAATAACAGCGTGCAGTTGCCCGGGCCGCGCGAGCACCGTCGTGACGAGCGGGCCGGCGGCGGCCACGGCATCCGCCAGAATCTCGGGCGCCTGGGCCGGGTCGGCGATATGGCTCACCAGCAGGGCGCCAACGCCGGATGCCGCGGCCAGCGCTCCCGCCCCGGCCCCGGTCAGGTGCCCGTGGCCCTCGAGCTCCTGGGGTGACGCGGTGAGGTAGGTGGCCTCGCACACGAAGAGATCCGCGTCGCGGGCGGCCGAGCGCACCCCGGCGCAGTCGGCCGTGTCGCTCGAGAATGCGATCACCCCTCGACCTGAACGATCCTCGAAGCGCAGGGCCGCGCTCGGCACGGCGTGCCTCGCGGCGAACGCGGTCAGCCAGAGGCCGGGCAGCACCTCGAGTGGATGCTGGTTCGCGAGATCGAGCCCGCGCACGTCGAATGCCTGCGACAGTGGAGCCACGAGGGTCGGCACCGTGGGAATGCCGATCAGCTCGTCGAACGAGGTCACGAAATCGAGACTCTCGGCCGGAAAGTACAGCGGAATGCGCTGCGATCTCGGCCGTGGAAACTGCACCCGGAACGCGAGCGCCCCCAGGTCGAGCGCGTGATCGGCGTGACGGTGGGTCACCACGATGGCATCGATCTCGTCGAGCAGCCCGCGCCTCGCGAGCTCCATCACGACGCCCGGACCGCAGTCCACGAGCACTGATCCCGATGTATGCCTGATCAGGTATCCACTGGCCGGCGAGGTGAGCACGGGCGCGGTCGCCGCCACCCCGATGATGTCGAGTTCGAAGGTCATGAGGGGTTCGCTTTCTGAAGGTCGGTCGATGCGGGGAGCGCCGGTGCGGGCAGGGCGGATGCGGGCAGCGCCGATGCGGGCAGGGCGTGCACCGTCGTTCCGGGTGCGGTCAGCGCGAGGCAGAGCGGATGCCCCGGCAACCACGCGGCCTCAGACAGCACGGTGATCTCAGGCAGGCGAGGGTCGGGCCGGCCTGCCGTGAGCGGTCGCACCCGAATAGCCCACAGCGCTCCCTGCGGCTCGGCGTCGGTGACCACGCACGCACGGGTGCGCTCGTCGGGCACGGTCTCGGCTCCGGCGGGCTGCACCTCGCTGAGAACGGCTCCGCCGAGCGGACGAATCACCGCGAACGCCTCGCCCACCGCGGGCTCAGCGGCATCCGGCCCCGCGCCCGCGGCCAAGCCGGCACCGGCCACAGCACCAGCACCAGCACCAGCACCAGCCAGCTCGCCGAGCGGCACCCGCCAGTCGTGAGCGAGCTCGACAAACCCGTCGGCGACCCTCGCCGCAACGGTTGCCGCGCCCGCCACGAACTCTGCGACGAAGGGCTCGGCGGGGCGCTGCCAGATCCCCTCCACGGTGTCGAGCTGCACCAATCGGCCGGCCCGCATCACGGCGACGCGGTCGGCCAGGGCCAGCGCTTCGGACTGGTCGTGCGTCACGATGATCGTCGTGCACCGGGCCGCATCGAGCAGGGCACGAAGATCGCGCCGCATGCCGTCGCGCAGTTGCGGGTCGAGTGCCGACAGCGGCTCGTCGAGCAGCAGGACGGTAGGCCGGATGGCGAGCGCGCGCGCCAGGGCCACGCGCTGCCGCTGGCCCCCCGAGAGCTGCGAGGGCATCCTGTCGGCGAACTCGGTGAGCCGGGTCAGCTCGAGGGCTTCCTTCACGCGGGCGGCGCGCTCGGTGCGCGGCACCCGCTGGGCGGCCAGTCCGTACGCGACATTGCCGCGAACATCCAGGTGCGGAAACAGGGCGTACGACTGGGGAACGTAACCGATGCCGCGCTTCTCGGCCCGAAGACGGGTGGCGTCGTCGCCCGCCAGGTGCACGACGCCGGCCGAGGGGGCGAGCAGACCAGCGATGACGCGCAGCAGCGTGGACTTGCCGCAGCCGCTCGGTCCGACCAGAGCCAGGACCTCTCCGTCGGTGACGGCGAGCGACACGTCGTGCAGCGAGACGCTCGAGCCGTAGCGATGCTCGACGCCACGCAGGTCGACGGCGGGGTGGTCGACGGCGGGGTGGTTTTTGCTGGTCAACGCAGTAGAGGGACTACTCACGACAGATCCTTTCGGGTGAGAGACGACCTGGCCAGCACGGCGGCCGCGATGGCCGCCGGAATCAGGGCCACGCCGAAGAGCAGCGATCCGGCTGCGCCCAATTCGAGGCGCTGGGTCGTGAAGGCGGAGTACAGCGCGAACGGCGCCGTCTGGTT carries:
- a CDS encoding NAD(P)H-dependent oxidoreductase, which codes for MNLHKLLEEREREGKPIRVGLIGAGRYGTMYLSQARNIPGVHVVAIADINVERARGAFALVDWPADQMADDIAGALANRTTTIVDDAALLFEADIDVIVEATGNPIVGIRHALAAIETGKHIIMVTVEADALAGPALQKRAEKAGVVYSMAYGDQPALIMELVDWARTSGFDVVAAGKGAKFLEHYHQMNPDNVWENWEFSKELTDSGQLNPYMHTSFRDGTKAAIEMAAVANAAGLIPSDEGLTFTPGDVEEIATISRPRSIGGALAHEGTVDVMSSVNRDGSRIPHNTQEGVYVVVKATNAYVSTCFDEYPWHPDPTKQYAALYRPYHYVGLELNVSIANAALRGISTGQPEGFYGDVVATAKKDLKKGEFLDGEGGYTVYGKLVSAKHSVATGALPVALAHHVELKNDVAQGATVGWNDVIMDDSLAEALELRRETEALLDAGGSDAR
- a CDS encoding substrate-binding domain-containing protein, whose protein sequence is MKKAPTIRDVAATAGVSVSVVSRVLNDGSVAPATRERVVAAIAELGFRPRAAARELNGAGLTIGLVLADLTNPFFARVADRIVWEARARGVQVVLMTTQEDPHIEAETLATLLDRSVGGVIATPTGGNIDQWSRLQEVGVDLVFVDRSIAALENTDVVSIQNDASAATATEHLIGLGHDRIGLISGPLSTSTGTARIAGYQAALARAGIPSDTELVRGVPFRGGAGADAVAALLSLPEPPTALIVANTAQVQSSMRQLYQMGIEIPQQLSVIVFDDNPWTELVSPPLSVIRQPIDMLARHSVDLVLGRMQGKLPVGPRIIEVQAEFVSRSSSATRSVASPTAHDAVSHP
- a CDS encoding putative quinol monooxygenase, with the translated sequence MSEAVVVTAIFHPAAGARDALVTALSAGIAEVHEEPGCELYAIHDSPDGTIVMLEKWSSAADLDAHGAGEVVARMNASLAGLLESAPVVTRLAPIPAGSTYQGQL
- a CDS encoding gluconokinase; amino-acid sequence: MGHAAGHELVVVGGVSGSGKSTVGALLAQRLELPFIDADSLHPEANVTKMAAGLPLTDIDREPWLVRVGEVLSEHDGSGLVLACSALRRRYRDTIRSVEPSTIFITLSGSRELIAARMNARTDHFMPASLLDSQLAAFEPLGPGESGVDIDVDAPADDIVAAALREVRPAAVR
- a CDS encoding MBL fold metallo-hydrolase produces the protein MTFELDIIGVAATAPVLTSPASGYLIRHTSGSVLVDCGPGVVMELARRGLLDEIDAIVVTHRHADHALDLGALAFRVQFPRPRSQRIPLYFPAESLDFVTSFDELIGIPTVPTLVAPLSQAFDVRGLDLANQHPLEVLPGLWLTAFAARHAVPSAALRFEDRSGRGVIAFSSDTADCAGVRSAARDADLFVCEATYLTASPQELEGHGHLTGAGAGALAAASGVGALLVSHIADPAQAPEILADAVAAAGPLVTTVLARPGQLHAVIQYERAPRPGFARDEAVLPE
- a CDS encoding ABC transporter ATP-binding protein translates to MSSPSTALTSKNHPAVDHPAVDLRGVEHRYGSSVSLHDVSLAVTDGEVLALVGPSGCGKSTLLRVIAGLLAPSAGVVHLAGDDATRLRAEKRGIGYVPQSYALFPHLDVRGNVAYGLAAQRVPRTERAARVKEALELTRLTEFADRMPSQLSGGQRQRVALARALAIRPTVLLLDEPLSALDPQLRDGMRRDLRALLDAARCTTIIVTHDQSEALALADRVAVMRAGRLVQLDTVEGIWQRPAEPFVAEFVAGAATVAARVADGFVELAHDWRVPLGELAGAGAGAGAVAGAGLAAGAGPDAAEPAVGEAFAVIRPLGGAVLSEVQPAGAETVPDERTRACVVTDAEPQGALWAIRVRPLTAGRPDPRLPEITVLSEAAWLPGHPLCLALTAPGTTVHALPASALPASALPAPALPASTDLQKANPS